In Desulfomonile tiedjei DSM 6799, a genomic segment contains:
- a CDS encoding 3-deoxy-D-manno-octulosonic acid transferase — translation MNLLAYNLFLHTVAAPFLAAYYAPQIMFKGKYRNSLSGKLGKIAADFPLRPLRRPRIWFHAVSVGEVTALNPLVQAVKELVPESSVIVSTGTETGQQKARESIKNADGFLYMPLDFPEFLNPVIKTIDPDLFVLMETELWPNLIHLLKHRGTMLAIANGRISDRSFPRYRKLRRFFSSTLEKLDLLLMSTDTDAARIRDMGAPETAIHVTGNTKFDAALTALPSIPDPQLCAALELTGEEPVLVAGSIHPGEFEILLDAYDSLTARFPELILILVPRHIERTPQILALINEKKLDAPLLKTAADRGEKRNGRSIIVVDKIGELFQIFSLASVVFIGGSLVKRGGQNILEPAAWGKVVLFGPSMEDFREARDALVSAGAGIQVRDTSDLVRWVAAMLSDRSDAEERGMRGKQEIMKHIGSSRRNAQILVNSLKARRIDRQ, via the coding sequence ATGAATCTTCTTGCGTACAATCTGTTTCTTCACACAGTAGCCGCTCCATTCTTGGCGGCGTATTATGCGCCGCAAATCATGTTCAAAGGAAAATATCGGAACTCTTTATCGGGAAAATTAGGAAAGATCGCAGCCGATTTTCCTTTGAGACCTCTCCGAAGACCGAGGATCTGGTTCCATGCCGTTTCGGTCGGTGAAGTCACTGCTCTGAACCCTCTCGTGCAAGCAGTGAAAGAACTCGTACCGGAGAGTTCCGTGATTGTCTCGACTGGAACGGAAACCGGTCAGCAAAAAGCTCGGGAATCGATAAAGAATGCTGACGGATTCTTGTACATGCCACTGGATTTTCCCGAATTCCTGAATCCCGTGATCAAGACGATCGATCCCGATCTGTTCGTGCTCATGGAAACGGAATTGTGGCCGAATCTTATACACCTCCTCAAACATCGGGGCACAATGCTTGCCATTGCCAACGGACGCATCTCTGACAGATCGTTCCCGCGCTATAGAAAGCTCCGGCGCTTCTTTTCGTCTACATTGGAAAAGCTGGATCTGTTGCTTATGTCTACAGATACGGATGCAGCGAGAATACGTGACATGGGTGCTCCTGAAACGGCAATTCATGTGACGGGCAATACAAAATTCGATGCTGCTCTCACTGCGCTGCCTTCCATTCCTGATCCGCAATTGTGCGCTGCTCTGGAACTCACTGGTGAAGAGCCTGTCCTTGTCGCAGGAAGCATTCATCCCGGGGAATTTGAAATACTCCTGGACGCGTACGACTCGCTCACGGCTCGATTTCCGGAACTCATTCTCATCCTTGTCCCTCGGCATATAGAACGAACCCCCCAGATACTGGCGCTAATCAATGAGAAGAAGCTCGACGCGCCTCTTCTGAAGACTGCTGCAGACCGCGGAGAGAAACGAAACGGCCGAAGCATTATCGTAGTGGATAAAATTGGGGAGCTGTTCCAAATCTTCTCACTCGCATCGGTGGTCTTTATCGGGGGATCGCTCGTGAAGAGAGGCGGACAGAACATCCTGGAGCCTGCGGCCTGGGGAAAAGTGGTGCTGTTCGGTCCCTCAATGGAAGACTTTCGCGAAGCGAGGGATGCGCTGGTTTCCGCAGGAGCCGGAATTCAGGTGAGGGACACGTCCGATCTGGTTCGCTGGGTTGCAGCAATGCTGTCCGACAGATCTGACGCAGAAGAGCGGGGGATGCGAGGCAAGCAGGAGATAATGAAGCATATCGGCAGCTCGAGGAGAAACGCGCAAATTCTCGTCAATAGCTTAAAAGCAAGGCGCATTGACAGGCAATGA